In Hymenobacter volaticus, the genomic window ATGTGGTGGTACTGACATTAGGTACAGCATGGGCTTATCGGCTAAAAGAAACGGACGAATTGGTAAGCAACTGTCATAAAGTGCCAGCCGAAAAATTCAGTAAGGAACTACTGACTCCTGATGAAATTATTAACGCTGTAGCGGAAACGCATGCATATCTGCGCTTGCGAAATCCTAAGTTGCGCTTTGTGCTTACAGTAAGTCCAGTACGCCATCTAAAGGATACGTTGCCACTCAATGCAGTTAGTAAATCGGTATTGCGGGTAGCATGCCATTATTTAAGTGAGTTGCTGCCCGATGTATCATATTTTCCGGCGTACGAACTACTATTAGATGATTTGCGAGACTACCGCTTTTATGCGGCAGATATGCTGCATCCATCGTCGGTAGCAGAAGATTACATATGGGAACGGTTTGCGCGAACCTACTTCGACGTAGAGTTTGGTCGGTTCCGTAAGGAATGGGAGTCGGTGCGGCAAGCGCTGAATCATCGGCCACTGTATCCGGCTGCTCCTGAGCATCGCCAGTTTTTAGTCGGCACGTTGGAGCGCCTAGAAAGGCTTTCCAGGCAGGCCGATATGCGCATGGAAATTCTAGAGATTCGTAAGCAGATACAGAATCTGCCGGTTCCGAAGCCAACACCGGCACCAGAACCGGAATTGGAAGACGATGAGGAACGCATTGATATAGGTGAAGAGGCGCCTATTGTATCACTCGTAGCTGCAGAGCACACCGCACTGATAGAGGCAATCAGTGACGCAGTTGAAGTAGAACCTGAGGAAACAGAAGAATTAAGTGATGCAGAAGCCATGGTAGAAACCATGGAAGAATTGTCGCAACCCAAGAAAAAGCGTCGTAACCGAGGCGGAGCAAAGCGGAATAAGAAGAAGCATGCCGCCCGGTTAGCAGAGGAGGCGGCCGCACTAGCTGCTGGAACCACAATTCTTGTTAGCGAAGCAGCTATTGTAGCTGAATCAGAAATAAAAGTTGAAGAATTAGCGGCGGAAGAAACTGATACGTCTTCGGCCGTTACTATAACCCTCGACCCTGATATACCCTTGCAAACGGCTGTGGAGCGTCGGAAGCGTGCTTCGCGCCGAGGCAGAGGGCGTGGTAAGCATTTAACTGAAGTAGTTTCGGAAGCAACAGGCATTCCAACTGACCCTAATTTATTAGCTCCTGACGCTAGTGAACCAGTTGTAGCAGACGATACTATCGTTGAGCCTACAGTGGAGGCAGTTTCCCCGGAACTTACTCTACCAGCCGTTGATCAACCAGACCCGGTTGAACCGGCAGCCCCTGCAGTTTCTTCCGGCTTGCAACGGCCAGTCCGTACAGGCCGCTCAGCCAGCGAGGTACGGGCTGCTGCCCTACGCAAACCACGCCGGCCTGATTCACGGATCAAGACACTGTATGCTACTCCACCAGAGACGCAGCCGGCTCCAGTGACTTCGTCAGAGACAACACCTGCAGAAGCAGCGCCTGATTCTGATGCACCTACAGCACTGGCTTCTACTGCCCCTGATGCCTCAACGCCGTCACAAACTCCAGCTTCTCAGCCGCCTGTACCAGTAGTGCCGGTTATCAGCGCTATTCCACCGGTGAAAGGAACGGGAGCGTCTGGTCGATTAAGTGCTTCCGGACACGCTATGCTCAACCGCGAGCTAGCTAGCACAAAACAAGCCCTCCCCTACCACCAGCTGAAGCAGAAGATTCCATTCAGTCGGCAGTTGCAAGTCCAGCATCCGACGCGGTGGTGCCTGCGACAGAAGCAGCACCCGCTCCAGCACAAGCTAACGAGGAAGTTACGCCGGCACCAATCGCTGAAACTACCCCAGAAGAAGCTTCCTCGGAATCTGCTCCGGCAGTCTCAGTGCCGCCGAAACCGCGACGGAGGCCAGCACGCTCTCAAGCAAAGAAAAATGCTTCTACCGACCAACCTACACCAGTAGAAGCTGCAACGACTGAAACAAACAAACCAGCCCCGAAGACAAGCAAAAAAGGGAAACCTGCTGAAAAGCCAGCTCCTGATACTAAAGCGCCAGAGCCTACTCCATCGTCACGGCGACGCAAACCTGCAGCAAAACCAGCAGCTACAACTCCAGAGCCTCCAGCGGTCGCGCCTAAACGGCCCACCCGGCCATCACGCCGCAAGCCTACGGCTCCCGACGAAACACCTGACGCATCCTAAATACTAGTGATTTTAAAACCCGGTCCCATACGACCGGGTTTTGTCTTTCCAACCACTCCGATTGCTATGAGTGCTTCCCAGCAACCTGCTTCTACCAACCGCCTTGCACAAGAATCTAGTCCCTATCTACTGCAACACGCTCATAACCCAGTAGACTGGTACTCGTGGGGCGAAGAAGCCTTGAACCGAGCCCAAGCTGAACAAAAGCCGATATTGGTCAGTATCGGTTACGCAGCTTGCCATTGGTGCCATGTAATGGAACGTGAATCGTTTGAGGATACAGGGGTTGCAGCCATCATGAATGAGCACTTTGTGTGCATCAAAGTGGACAGAGAGGAGAGACCAGATGTGGACCAAGTATATATGGAAGCCTTGCAAGCAATGGGCGTGCAGGGTGGTTGGCCGCTAAACGTATTTCTGAACCCAGAAGCTAAGCCATTCTACGGCGGCACTTATTTCTCACCAGGCAACTGGAAGCAGTTGCTAACCAGTATCGGCAAAGCCTACCAGAGCGAGGACCGAAAGCAGCTGGACGCTTCAGCCGAGCAGTTTGCGCAAGCGTTGCAAGCCAGTGAGCTAGAGAAATATCGTATTCCAGCTGCTACACAAGGATTTTCGGAAGAGGAATTTAAGCTATTAGTGTATAATCTGGCAGCTAAATTTGACCGAGAATTGGGAGGTATGAACCGCTCTCCCAAGTTCCCAATGCCAAGTATCTGGCGTTTTTTGCTGCGCACGTACCAGCTAAGCGGTAGCCGTCGTGTGTTGGCGCAAATCAACCTCACGCTACGAGAAATGGCTTGGGGCGGCCTCTACGACCAAGTAGGCGGTGGATTTGCACGCTACTCCACCGATGCCAATTGGCTGGTTCCGCACTTCGAGAAGATGCTCTATGACAACGGACAGCTAGTAAGCTTGTATGCCGAAGCCTATCAGGTTACCCATGACGAGCTGTATCGAGAGGTTGTGTACGATACAATCAGCTTTCTGGAACGCGAGCTAACTAGTCCGGAGGGCG contains:
- a CDS encoding thioredoxin domain-containing protein, giving the protein MSASQQPASTNRLAQESSPYLLQHAHNPVDWYSWGEEALNRAQAEQKPILVSIGYAACHWCHVMERESFEDTGVAAIMNEHFVCIKVDREERPDVDQVYMEALQAMGVQGGWPLNVFLNPEAKPFYGGTYFSPGNWKQLLTSIGKAYQSEDRKQLDASAEQFAQALQASELEKYRIPAATQGFSEEEFKLLVYNLAAKFDRELGGMNRSPKFPMPSIWRFLLRTYQLSGSRRVLAQINLTLREMAWGGLYDQVGGGFARYSTDANWLVPHFEKMLYDNGQLVSLYAEAYQVTHDELYREVVYDTISFLERELTSPEGGFFSSLDADSEGEEGKFYVFTREELREILDDEEPLAAEYYNCTALGNWEHGRNILHRRAYNNDFAEAHQLTPRW
- a CDS encoding GSCFA domain-containing protein; its protein translation is MFRTELPLIPAPHQLPLSARVLTIGSCFSDTIGSRLADTKVYTLVNPFGTLFNPMSACKLLRAAAGEEMDWQQHLVEARGRWQSYDFHATVGADSPVELLQNIQQLSRDTGVFLATADVVVLTLGTAWAYRLKETDELVSNCHKVPAEKFSKELLTPDEIINAVAETHAYLRLRNPKLRFVLTVSPVRHLKDTLPLNAVSKSVLRVACHYLSELLPDVSYFPAYELLLDDLRDYRFYAADMLHPSSVAEDYIWERFARTYFDVEFGRFRKEWESVRQALNHRPLYPAAPEHRQFLVGTLERLERLSRQADMRMEILEIRKQIQNLPVPKPTPAPEPELEDDEERIDIGEEAPIVSLVAAEHTALIEAISDAVEVEPEETEELSDAEAMVETMEELSQPKKKRRNRGGAKRNKKKHAARLAEEAAALAAGTTILVSEAAIVAESEIKVEELAAEETDTSSAVTITLDPDIPLQTAVERRKRASRRGRGRGKHLTEVVSEATGIPTDPNLLAPDASEPVVADDTIVEPTVEAVSPELTLPAVDQPDPVEPAAPAVSSGLQRPVRTGRSASEVRAAALRKPRRPDSRIKTLYATPPETQPAPVTSSETTPAEAAPDSDAPTALASTAPDASTPSQTPASQPPVPVVPVISAIPPVKGTGASGRLSASGHAMLNRELASTKQALPYHQLKQKIPFSRQLQVQHPTRWCLRQKQHPLQHKLTRKLRRHQSLKLPQKKLPRNLLRQSQCRRNRDGGQHALKQRKMLLPTNLHQ